A section of the Bacillus sp. HSf4 genome encodes:
- a CDS encoding thiamine diphosphokinase, with protein MKTINIVAGGPGHLIPDLSQYRDDQALWVGVDRGAAALLEAGIIPDEAFGDFDSITAEQKEALEKAAPRLHIYQAEKDQTDLDLALSWAVKEQPSLIRMFGISGGRADHFLGNLQLLYQALQQKVSAVMIDKQNAITMHSPGTYTVMRDQTKPYVSFLPFTETVKNLSLEGFKYSLNKCHIALGSTLCISNELIHSQGAFSFTEGILIMIRSTD; from the coding sequence ATGAAAACGATCAATATTGTCGCCGGAGGACCCGGCCATCTCATTCCTGATCTATCGCAGTACCGTGACGATCAAGCCCTCTGGGTCGGCGTCGACAGAGGAGCGGCGGCGCTTCTGGAAGCGGGAATCATACCCGATGAAGCGTTCGGAGACTTTGACAGCATCACGGCAGAACAAAAGGAAGCGCTTGAAAAAGCCGCCCCCCGTCTGCATATCTACCAGGCGGAAAAAGATCAAACAGATTTGGATCTCGCGCTCAGCTGGGCTGTCAAAGAGCAGCCTTCCTTGATCAGGATGTTCGGCATCTCAGGCGGGAGAGCGGATCATTTTCTCGGGAATCTGCAGCTTCTTTATCAAGCTCTCCAACAAAAGGTGAGCGCTGTCATGATCGACAAGCAAAATGCGATCACCATGCATTCCCCTGGTACATATACTGTCATGCGTGATCAAACGAAGCCGTATGTTTCATTCCTCCCGTTTACAGAAACGGTGAAAAACCTATCTCTCGAAGGATTTAAGTATTCTTTAAATAAGTGTCATATTGCTCTTGGTTCTACACTATGTATTAGTAACGAACTCATCCATTCACAAGGTGCTTTTTCGTTTACAGAAGGCATATTAATAATGATAAGAAGCACTGATTAA
- the rlmN gene encoding 23S rRNA (adenine(2503)-C(2))-methyltransferase RlmN, producing MIETKQKIRKELRTEKPSIYSFEIEDIKSWLKENGEKPFRATQIFEWLYEKRVASFDEMTNLSKELRAKLKDQFVLTTLKTAVKQTSQDGTMKFLFELHDGYTIETVLMRHEYGNSVCVTTQVGCRIGCTFCASTLGGLKRNLEAGEIVAQVVKVQQALDETDERVSSIVIMGIGEPFDNFQEMLAFLKIVNHDQGLNIGARHITVSTSGIIPKIYEFADEKLQINFAISLHAPNTEIRSRLMPINRAYKLPELMKAVEYYIKKTGRRVTFEYGLFGGVNDQVEHAEELAALLKGIKCHVNLIPVNYVPERDYVRTPKEQIFAFEKTLKSHGVNVTIRREQGHDIDAACGQLRAKERKEETR from the coding sequence ATGATTGAAACGAAACAAAAGATCAGAAAAGAATTGCGGACAGAGAAACCGTCCATTTATTCTTTTGAAATAGAGGATATCAAAAGCTGGCTTAAAGAAAACGGAGAAAAGCCTTTCCGCGCCACACAGATTTTCGAGTGGCTCTATGAAAAACGAGTCGCATCGTTTGATGAGATGACAAACCTTTCAAAGGAGCTCCGCGCCAAGCTGAAAGACCAATTTGTCTTAACAACGCTGAAAACGGCCGTCAAGCAGACATCTCAGGACGGAACGATGAAGTTTTTATTTGAGCTTCATGACGGATATACGATCGAAACCGTATTAATGCGGCATGAATATGGCAATTCTGTTTGTGTCACGACACAGGTGGGATGCCGGATCGGCTGTACGTTCTGCGCTTCAACACTCGGAGGGCTGAAGCGGAACCTTGAAGCAGGCGAGATCGTCGCACAGGTGGTCAAAGTGCAGCAGGCGCTCGATGAAACAGACGAGCGCGTCAGCTCGATCGTGATTATGGGAATCGGCGAACCGTTCGACAACTTTCAGGAAATGCTTGCTTTCTTGAAAATCGTCAACCATGATCAAGGGCTGAATATCGGTGCGCGCCACATCACGGTATCAACGAGCGGCATCATCCCGAAAATCTATGAGTTTGCCGATGAAAAGCTGCAAATCAATTTTGCGATTTCTCTGCACGCGCCAAACACGGAAATCAGAAGCCGGCTGATGCCGATCAACAGAGCGTACAAGCTTCCAGAGCTGATGAAAGCAGTCGAATACTACATTAAAAAAACCGGCAGAAGGGTCACGTTTGAGTACGGCCTTTTCGGCGGTGTCAACGATCAGGTAGAGCACGCGGAAGAATTGGCTGCATTATTAAAAGGAATCAAATGCCACGTCAATTTGATTCCCGTCAATTATGTACCTGAACGAGACTATGTCAGAACACCTAAAGAACAGATTTTCGCCTTTGAAAAAACATTAAAGTCTCACGGAGTAAATGTCACGATCAGAAGAGAGCAAGGCCATGATATTGACGCTGCCTGCGGACAGCTGCGTGCGAAGGAGCGAAAAGAAGAGACGAGGTGA
- the rsgA gene encoding ribosome small subunit-dependent GTPase A, protein MPEGKIIKALSGFYYVLDGGKVIQCRGRGVFRKNKVTPLVGDDVVYQADNDKEGYLLEIKERLNELIRPPISNVDQAVLVFSAKEPAFSTSLLDRFLALVEANDIKPIICITKMDLAEDVKEDIHQYAEDYRKIGYPVYLTSIKEGGAKEVTAHFRDRITVFAGQSGVGKSSLLNAISPDLELKTDGISAHLGRGKHTTRHVELIDVGGGLVADTPGFSSLEFTGIEAEDLGYTFLEIGEKSRECKFRGCLHLKEPSCAVKKAVESGDIASYRYDHYVEFLKEIKDRKPRY, encoded by the coding sequence ATGCCTGAGGGCAAAATCATTAAAGCTTTAAGCGGCTTTTACTATGTATTGGATGGCGGGAAAGTGATTCAATGCAGGGGAAGAGGGGTTTTCCGAAAGAACAAAGTAACCCCTCTTGTCGGCGATGATGTCGTCTATCAGGCCGACAATGATAAGGAAGGCTACCTTCTTGAAATCAAGGAAAGGCTCAATGAATTAATCAGGCCCCCGATCAGCAATGTCGATCAGGCCGTTCTGGTGTTTTCAGCGAAAGAGCCGGCTTTTAGCACTTCGCTTTTGGACCGTTTTTTAGCGCTTGTTGAAGCAAACGACATCAAACCGATCATTTGCATCACGAAGATGGATCTGGCGGAGGATGTAAAAGAAGACATTCATCAATATGCCGAAGACTACCGGAAAATCGGGTACCCCGTCTATTTGACCTCAATCAAAGAGGGCGGCGCAAAAGAAGTAACGGCCCATTTTAGAGACCGAATCACCGTGTTCGCCGGTCAATCCGGTGTGGGGAAGTCTTCCCTGTTAAATGCGATAAGCCCTGACCTGGAACTAAAAACCGATGGCATTTCCGCCCATTTAGGGAGAGGCAAGCATACAACGCGCCATGTCGAACTGATTGATGTGGGCGGTGGGCTCGTGGCCGATACACCGGGTTTTAGCTCGCTGGAATTCACCGGCATCGAAGCCGAAGATTTAGGATATACCTTTTTGGAGATCGGTGAAAAAAGCAGAGAATGCAAATTCCGCGGATGCCTGCATCTAAAAGAGCCGAGCTGCGCCGTCAAAAAAGCGGTGGAAAGCGGGGACATCGCTTCATATCGATACGACCATTATGTTGAATTTTTAAAAGAGATTAAAGATAGAAAGCCGAGGTATTAA
- a CDS encoding Stp1/IreP family PP2C-type Ser/Thr phosphatase, translating to MKTALKTDRGKIRPHNEDAADIFTEKEGYVFAVVCDGMGGHLAGDVASKMAVSSLRDIWEQTEDIPASPAESEAWLKEQISAVNQKLYDHARAHEECQGMGTTVVCALYEGKTLTVAHIGDSRCYLLHQDSLTQLTEDHSLVNELVKTGGISKEDAEHHPRKNVLTKALGTDPDVQVEAHTFEIEPGDQVLLCSDGLTNKVDDQTLQEMLEASSSPEEKAERLVQAANDNGGEDNITVAILELPFQTEEGEDKC from the coding sequence TTGAAGACAGCCTTAAAGACGGACAGGGGAAAAATACGGCCGCACAATGAAGATGCTGCGGACATTTTTACTGAAAAAGAAGGATATGTTTTTGCCGTTGTCTGCGACGGTATGGGAGGTCATCTTGCCGGCGATGTTGCTAGCAAGATGGCCGTCTCATCCCTTCGGGACATCTGGGAGCAAACCGAAGACATTCCGGCTTCTCCCGCTGAGAGCGAAGCATGGCTGAAAGAGCAGATTTCGGCCGTCAATCAAAAACTATACGACCATGCAAGAGCGCACGAAGAATGCCAGGGAATGGGGACGACGGTCGTCTGCGCTTTATATGAGGGGAAAACGTTGACGGTCGCCCATATCGGCGACAGCCGCTGCTATCTTCTGCATCAAGACAGCTTGACTCAGCTGACCGAAGACCATTCGCTTGTCAATGAACTGGTCAAAACCGGAGGGATTTCAAAGGAAGACGCTGAACACCATCCGCGGAAAAACGTGCTGACAAAAGCGCTCGGTACAGATCCTGATGTACAGGTCGAGGCCCACACCTTTGAAATCGAACCCGGCGATCAAGTTCTGTTATGCTCTGACGGTCTGACGAACAAAGTGGATGATCAAACATTGCAGGAAATGCTTGAGGCTTCATCTTCTCCGGAGGAAAAAGCTGAGCGGCTTGTTCAGGCGGCCAATGACAACGGCGGCGAAGACAACATTACCGTCGCGATATTGGAGCTTCCTTTTCAAACTGAAGAAGGTGAAGACAAGTGCTAA
- the rpe gene encoding ribulose-phosphate 3-epimerase: MVYVAPSILSADFARLGEEIKDVEQGGADFIHIDVMDGHFVPNITIGPLVVEAVRPITKLPLDVHLMIEDPDRYIPAFAKAGADILSVHVEACPHLHRTIQLIKEQGIKAGVVLNPHTPVEQIEHVLEDLDLVLLMTVNPGFGGQSFISSVVPKISRVKELAEQKGLSDLLIEVDGGVNRETAAQCIEAGANLLVAGSAVYNEKDRKKAISNIKGAL, encoded by the coding sequence ATGGTATATGTTGCTCCTTCGATTCTTTCAGCCGACTTTGCCCGTTTGGGAGAAGAGATCAAAGATGTAGAACAGGGCGGAGCCGATTTCATCCACATTGATGTGATGGACGGGCATTTCGTTCCCAACATCACCATCGGACCGCTTGTTGTCGAAGCCGTCCGCCCGATCACCAAACTGCCGCTTGACGTCCATTTGATGATCGAGGACCCGGATCGCTATATACCTGCATTTGCAAAAGCGGGAGCGGACATTCTTTCCGTCCATGTCGAAGCTTGTCCGCATCTCCATCGGACGATCCAGCTGATCAAGGAACAGGGGATCAAGGCGGGTGTTGTTCTAAATCCGCATACACCGGTTGAGCAGATCGAACATGTGCTGGAAGACCTTGATCTTGTCCTTTTGATGACGGTGAATCCGGGTTTCGGCGGACAATCGTTTATTTCTTCCGTTGTTCCGAAAATCAGCCGGGTCAAAGAGCTTGCTGAGCAAAAAGGACTTTCAGATTTGCTGATCGAAGTGGACGGAGGCGTGAACAGAGAGACCGCAGCACAGTGCATTGAAGCGGGAGCGAATCTGCTTGTCGCCGGATCTGCCGTCTATAATGAAAAAGACCGCAAAAAAGCCATTTCCAATATTAAAGGAGCCCTCTGA
- the rsmB gene encoding 16S rRNA (cytosine(967)-C(5))-methyltransferase RsmB: MKKSNVREVALDALIKLDQNQAYSNLLLQSVMKASDLNDKDRGLLTELVYGTLQNRLALDYMLKPFIKKPEKVKLWVIHLLRMSLYQMEYLEKIPDRAALFEAVEIAKKRGHKGISSFVNGVLRSIQREGVPSFADISDPIERLAVETSHPEWLVREWTEAYGFEAAEQVCRIHMIPPKQTLRVNTLKNDRDTLLKRLSEAGFEAEEGDLSEDAVKLLKGTIAASPFFKEGDVTIQDESSMLVGRAVGPVPGETILDACAAPGGKSTHIGELLENTGKIVSLDLHQHKVKLIKEAAGRLGLSNIEARALDARKAGAAFEPETFDRILVDAPCSGFGVIRRKPDLKYSKSPEDSSRLAGIQLAILREIAPLLKNGGTLVYSTCTMDRTENEQVMHAFLEEHDEFEADPTLVERLPEKAAPYVKDGSIQILPHYFGTDGFFICSMRKKGSQ; this comes from the coding sequence ATGAAGAAAAGTAATGTCAGGGAAGTGGCGCTTGATGCGCTGATTAAGCTCGATCAAAATCAGGCATACAGCAATCTCCTGCTCCAGTCTGTCATGAAAGCAAGCGATTTAAACGACAAGGACAGAGGGTTGCTGACAGAACTCGTTTACGGAACCCTTCAAAACAGGCTCGCTCTCGATTATATGCTGAAGCCGTTTATTAAAAAGCCGGAAAAGGTGAAACTATGGGTGATTCACCTTTTAAGAATGTCGCTGTACCAAATGGAATACTTGGAGAAAATACCTGACCGCGCCGCACTGTTTGAAGCGGTTGAGATCGCGAAAAAACGCGGGCACAAAGGCATTTCTTCATTCGTTAACGGGGTTTTGCGTTCGATTCAGAGGGAAGGCGTTCCTTCATTTGCTGATATCAGCGATCCGATTGAGCGCCTGGCGGTTGAAACGAGCCATCCGGAGTGGCTTGTCAGAGAATGGACGGAGGCTTACGGATTTGAGGCTGCTGAACAAGTGTGCAGAATCCATATGATTCCGCCGAAGCAAACGCTCCGGGTCAATACGCTGAAAAACGACAGAGACACACTGCTTAAACGCCTCAGTGAAGCAGGATTTGAGGCGGAGGAAGGCGATTTGTCCGAAGATGCTGTAAAGCTGTTAAAAGGAACGATCGCAGCGAGTCCGTTTTTCAAAGAAGGCGATGTGACCATTCAGGATGAAAGCTCAATGCTCGTGGGAAGAGCGGTCGGCCCGGTACCAGGAGAAACGATTCTTGACGCCTGCGCCGCCCCGGGAGGAAAATCGACCCATATCGGCGAGCTTCTTGAAAATACGGGGAAGATTGTCTCCCTTGACCTTCATCAGCATAAAGTCAAGCTGATCAAGGAAGCGGCCGGCCGGCTCGGCCTGTCAAACATCGAAGCCCGGGCGCTGGACGCCAGAAAGGCCGGTGCAGCTTTCGAGCCGGAAACTTTTGACCGGATTCTCGTCGATGCTCCGTGCTCCGGCTTTGGTGTCATCCGGAGAAAGCCGGATCTTAAATACAGCAAATCGCCTGAAGATTCCTCTCGTCTTGCCGGGATTCAGCTCGCCATTTTAAGGGAAATCGCACCGCTTTTGAAAAACGGCGGAACACTGGTCTACAGTACGTGTACGATGGACCGGACAGAAAATGAACAAGTCATGCATGCTTTTTTGGAAGAACACGACGAATTTGAAGCGGACCCCACCCTCGTCGAGCGGCTGCCCGAAAAAGCGGCGCCGTATGTCAAGGATGGGAGCATTCAAATCCTCCCTCACTACTTTGGTACAGACGGCTTCTTTATTTGCAGCATGAGAAAGAAGGGATCACAATGA
- a CDS encoding Asp23/Gls24 family envelope stress response protein — MSIEFRTKYGQIDISNEVVATVAGGAAIDCYGIVGMASKNQIKDGLTEILRKENFSRGVIVRQEEDRIHIDMYIIVSYGTKISEVAHNVQTKVKYTLDHTVGLAVDSVNIYVQGVRVTNP; from the coding sequence GTGTCCATTGAATTCCGAACAAAATACGGACAGATAGATATATCAAATGAAGTCGTCGCCACGGTTGCCGGAGGTGCGGCGATTGACTGCTACGGGATCGTAGGTATGGCATCTAAGAACCAGATCAAAGACGGGCTGACTGAGATCCTCAGAAAAGAAAATTTCAGCCGCGGCGTGATCGTCCGTCAGGAAGAAGATCGCATTCATATTGACATGTACATCATTGTCAGCTACGGAACGAAAATTTCTGAAGTGGCACACAATGTTCAAACAAAAGTCAAATATACGCTGGACCATACGGTAGGTCTTGCGGTTGATTCCGTCAATATTTACGTTCAAGGAGTACGAGTGACGAACCCGTAG
- the fmt gene encoding methionyl-tRNA formyltransferase, giving the protein MTRIVFMGTPDFSVPVLNTLIKDGYDVVGVVTQPDRPKGRKKVMTPPPVKEEALRHGIPVLQPERVRVEEETDRILQLEPDLIVTAAFGQILPKKLLDYPKYGCINVHASLLPELRGGAPIHYAILEGKQKTGVTIMYMVEKLDAGDMLSKVEVDIEEDDNVGTLHDKLSQAGAALLSETVPKVINGSVSPEKQDEEKATYAPNIKREQERIDWSKPGEVLYNQVRGLNPWPVAYTMLGGKTLKVWAAKKTSAGKQGEPGEIIAVEKDGIVVATGNSTALKLTEVQPAGKKRMRGEDFVRGAGLQTGMKLGYVDEEK; this is encoded by the coding sequence ATGACAAGGATCGTTTTTATGGGGACGCCGGATTTTTCGGTTCCGGTGCTGAATACACTGATCAAAGACGGCTATGATGTGGTGGGTGTCGTCACTCAGCCCGATCGTCCAAAGGGGCGAAAAAAGGTCATGACACCGCCTCCGGTCAAAGAAGAAGCGCTGCGGCACGGCATTCCCGTGCTTCAGCCTGAAAGGGTGCGGGTAGAGGAGGAGACCGACAGGATTCTTCAGCTTGAGCCCGACCTAATCGTAACGGCGGCATTTGGCCAAATCCTGCCGAAAAAGCTTTTGGATTATCCGAAATACGGCTGCATCAATGTCCACGCTTCCCTCTTGCCCGAGCTTCGCGGAGGAGCGCCGATCCACTACGCAATCCTTGAAGGCAAACAGAAAACGGGTGTGACGATTATGTACATGGTCGAAAAGCTCGATGCGGGGGACATGCTGTCAAAAGTGGAAGTGGACATCGAAGAAGATGATAATGTCGGCACCCTTCATGATAAACTGAGCCAGGCGGGAGCCGCGCTTCTTTCCGAAACGGTTCCGAAAGTCATCAACGGTTCGGTGTCACCGGAAAAACAGGATGAAGAAAAAGCGACATATGCGCCAAACATTAAACGTGAGCAGGAACGGATCGACTGGTCAAAACCTGGTGAAGTTCTGTACAACCAGGTGCGCGGTCTAAATCCTTGGCCTGTCGCCTACACGATGCTCGGCGGAAAGACCTTGAAAGTCTGGGCGGCGAAAAAGACTTCGGCAGGAAAACAGGGAGAGCCGGGAGAGATCATCGCCGTTGAAAAGGACGGGATTGTCGTTGCGACTGGAAACAGCACCGCGCTGAAACTGACGGAAGTGCAGCCGGCGGGCAAAAAAAGAATGAGGGGCGAAGACTTCGTAAGGGGAGCGGGTCTTCAAACCGGAATGAAATTAGGTTATGTCGATGAAGAAAAGTAA
- the pknB gene encoding Stk1 family PASTA domain-containing Ser/Thr kinase: MLIGKRISGRYQILRAIGGGGMANVYLAEDIILDREVAIKVLRFDFVHDADFIRRFRREAQSAASLDHPNIVSIYDVGEEDDIYYIVMEYVEGMTLKEYINRTGPLHPKEAVQIMEQIISAIAHAHENQIVHRDIKPHNILIDHMGHIKVTDFGIAMALSSTTITHTNSVLGSVHYLSPEQARGGLSTKKSDIYSLGIVLFELLTSRTPFEGESAVSIALKHLQTETPTVKRWNPAVPQSLENVVLKATAKDPFHRYDSAEEMESDLQTAFDPDRIDEAKFAIPSDDEMTKAVPVIKDLPSDADGQGDAADVAEEAPVLSKKEKKKQAKAGKKKKRKKWPLIVLTLLFILITSAVLALTVFPSLFFPKDVEVPNVSGLEYEEAVTALEGEGFEVDPNAEDIADEKIAEGLIVKTDPAAGDVVKEGATVKLYKSSGKAKKEVEDVVGQKADAAQKLLEQKGFKHIKTEEVHDEEEAGTVIEQKPTAGTEIVPGDDEVKLTVSLGPEDITLRDLKTYSKQAASGYLDDHQLVLVEKEAHSDDVPEGQVIKQKPAAGSTVKPGDKVEVTFSLGPEQKPVKTVTEKIEIPYEPETEGEEQTVQISIDDEDHSISDVYENFKITAPTERTIKFRIAPGQKGYYQVTVNNKVVRTKTIEYPEDE, translated from the coding sequence GTGCTAATCGGCAAAAGGATCAGCGGACGCTACCAAATCCTGCGCGCTATCGGCGGAGGGGGAATGGCTAACGTCTATTTGGCTGAAGACATCATACTCGATCGGGAAGTCGCGATTAAAGTGCTGCGATTTGACTTCGTTCACGACGCCGATTTCATCAGGCGGTTCAGACGGGAAGCCCAGTCCGCAGCAAGCCTCGATCATCCGAATATCGTCAGCATTTATGATGTCGGAGAAGAAGATGACATCTACTATATCGTCATGGAGTATGTAGAGGGGATGACCCTGAAAGAATACATAAACCGAACCGGTCCCCTCCATCCAAAAGAAGCGGTCCAAATCATGGAGCAGATCATCTCCGCCATCGCTCACGCCCATGAAAATCAAATCGTACACCGGGATATTAAACCGCACAATATTTTAATCGACCATATGGGACACATTAAAGTCACCGATTTCGGCATTGCCATGGCTTTAAGCTCAACAACCATTACGCACACCAACTCGGTATTGGGCTCTGTCCATTATTTGTCGCCTGAACAGGCAAGAGGCGGCCTGTCTACGAAGAAATCCGACATTTATTCACTCGGTATTGTGCTGTTCGAGCTGCTGACATCACGCACGCCATTTGAAGGCGAATCAGCGGTCTCAATCGCACTCAAACATCTGCAAACGGAAACCCCTACAGTGAAAAGGTGGAATCCCGCCGTGCCGCAAAGTTTAGAAAACGTCGTGCTCAAGGCCACGGCCAAAGATCCGTTTCACCGGTACGATTCCGCTGAAGAGATGGAAAGCGATTTGCAGACGGCTTTTGATCCGGACAGAATCGATGAAGCGAAATTCGCCATTCCGTCTGACGATGAGATGACGAAAGCGGTCCCGGTCATCAAAGACCTTCCGTCTGACGCGGATGGACAAGGGGATGCCGCTGATGTTGCGGAGGAGGCACCTGTTTTATCAAAAAAAGAAAAAAAGAAGCAGGCTAAAGCGGGCAAAAAGAAAAAAAGAAAAAAATGGCCGCTCATCGTGCTGACCCTGCTTTTCATTTTGATCACTTCTGCCGTACTCGCTTTAACGGTGTTTCCGTCACTCTTCTTCCCTAAGGATGTAGAGGTTCCGAACGTTAGCGGCCTCGAATATGAAGAAGCCGTCACAGCGTTGGAAGGAGAAGGGTTTGAAGTCGATCCAAATGCGGAAGACATCGCCGACGAAAAAATTGCGGAAGGGCTGATTGTCAAAACAGACCCGGCAGCAGGCGATGTCGTCAAGGAAGGTGCGACAGTCAAGCTGTACAAAAGCTCCGGCAAGGCGAAAAAGGAAGTGGAAGATGTCGTCGGCCAAAAAGCCGATGCCGCACAAAAGCTGCTTGAACAAAAAGGCTTTAAACATATCAAGACGGAAGAGGTTCATGATGAAGAAGAAGCCGGCACTGTCATCGAACAGAAGCCGACGGCAGGAACGGAAATCGTGCCCGGCGACGACGAGGTCAAGTTGACGGTCAGCCTCGGACCGGAAGACATCACATTGAGAGATTTAAAAACATACAGCAAACAGGCAGCTTCAGGCTATCTGGATGATCACCAGCTCGTACTGGTGGAAAAAGAAGCGCACTCTGATGACGTTCCGGAAGGCCAGGTCATCAAACAAAAGCCTGCAGCCGGGTCGACCGTCAAACCGGGAGATAAGGTTGAGGTTACATTTTCACTCGGACCCGAACAAAAGCCGGTCAAAACGGTGACCGAAAAAATCGAGATCCCTTATGAGCCGGAAACGGAGGGGGAAGAGCAGACCGTCCAGATTTCGATTGATGACGAAGACCACAGCATTTCCGACGTCTATGAAAATTTTAAAATCACGGCGCCGACCGAAAGAACGATCAAGTTCAGGATTGCCCCCGGCCAAAAAGGGTATTATCAAGTAACCGTCAACAATAAAGTGGTCAGGACCAAAACGATTGAATATCCTGAGGATGAATAA
- the spoVM gene encoding stage V sporulation protein SpoVM — MKFYTIKLPKFLGGIVRAMLGSFRKD, encoded by the coding sequence ATGAAATTTTACACCATTAAATTACCGAAGTTTTTGGGGGGGATCGTCCGGGCAATGCTTGGTTCGTTTCGCAAAGATTAA
- the rpmB gene encoding 50S ribosomal protein L28 translates to MARKCVITGRKSRSGNSRSHAMNASKRTWGANVQKVRILVNGKPKKVYVSARALKSGKVERV, encoded by the coding sequence ATGGCACGTAAATGCGTTATTACAGGCAGAAAATCACGTTCTGGCAATTCTCGTTCTCACGCAATGAACGCTTCTAAACGCACATGGGGCGCAAACGTTCAAAAAGTGCGTATCCTTGTGAACGGCAAGCCTAAAAAAGTATATGTATCTGCTCGAGCTTTGAAATCTGGAAAAGTTGAGCGTGTATAA